The following coding sequences lie in one Pungitius pungitius chromosome 18, fPunPun2.1, whole genome shotgun sequence genomic window:
- the pisd gene encoding phosphatidylserine decarboxylase proenzyme, mitochondrial isoform X3, which translates to MCHRPSFSASSATRSWLQVPRVALRRRLSALSGAASRPIPWRRRPIAFLCYVLSVGALRPLAKRVRAAACWLLIGQRGKGRDRNYHICFFFSLFYVVALYRSFPTRLLSRAWGRLNGVELPTWLRRPVYSLYIWTFGVNMQEAAVEDLIHYRNLGEFFRRRLKPAVRPLCANSCLISPADGKILHFGQVKNSEVEQVKGVTYSLENFLGPQKGRENDSSSSFRDRLLSSPDNDLFHVVVYLAPGDYHCFHSPTNWKVERRRHFPGSLLSVNPGVARLVKELFCLNERVALTGQWQHGFFSLTAVGATNVGSIRVYFDQELQTNVPRYSKGSFHDRSYVAVDNHLSKAAGKGGVAGGEGEGVVLQKGAAVGEFNLGSTIVLLFEAPKDFSFNLQAGQRIRVGEGLGSL; encoded by the exons ATGTGTCACCGGCCGTCTTTCTCTGCGTCATCAGCGACCCGCTCATG GCTCCAGGTGCCTCGCGTCGCCCTCCGCCGCCGTCTGAGCGCGCTCAGCGGCGCCGCGTCTCGACCAATCCCGTGGCGCCGTCGGCCAATCGCCTTCCTCTGCTACGTTCTGTCGGTCGGCGCTCTGCGGCCGCTGGCTAAGCGGGTAAGAGCGGCGGCCTGCtggcttctgattggacagaggGGAAAAGGGAGGGACAGAAACTACCatatttgtttcttcttttctctcttttatgtG GTGGCGCTGTACCGCTCCTTCCCAACGCGCCTCCTCTCCCGGGCCTGGGGTCGCCTCAACGGCGTGGAGCTCCCCACCTGGCTCCGCCGGCCCGTCTACTCGCTCTACATCTGGACCTTCGGGGTCAACATGCAG GAAGCCGCCGTGGAGGATTTGATCCACTACAGGAATCTGGGGGAATTCTTCCGTCGGCGTCTCAAACCGGCCGTCCGTCCTCTGTGCGCCAACTCCTGCCTG ATCTCTCCAGCTGACGGGAAGATCCTCCACTTTGGTCAGGTGAAGAACTctgaggtggagcaggtgaaggGGGTCACCTACAGCCTGGAGAACTTCCTGGGTCCACAGAAAGGGCGGGAAAATG actcctcctcctccttcagggaccgcctcctctcctctcctgatAACGACCTCTTCCACGTGGTGGTCTACCTGGCTCCAGGTGATTATCACTGTTTCCACTCACCCACCAACTGGAAGGTGGAGCGACGACGTCACTTCCCAG GCTCGTTACTGTCCGTTAACCCCGGCGTTGCTCGATTGGTCAAAGAGCTCTTCTGCCTTAACGAACGCGTTGCTCTCACCGGCCAATGGCAGCACGGCTTCTTCTCGTTAACGGCGGTGGGAGCGACCAACGTCGGCTCCATCCGCGTTTACTTCGACCAG GAGCTTCAGACCAACGTTCCGCGCTACAGTAAAGGCTCCTTCCACGACCGCAGCTACGTCGCCGTCGACAACCACCTGTCAAAGGCGGCGGGCAAAGGGGGTGTGGCCGGCGGGGAAGGAGAGGGCGTGGTCTTACAGAAGGGCGCGGCGGTGGGGGAGTTTAACCTCGGCTCCACCATCGTCCTGCTGTTCGAAGCTCCGAAAGATTTCAGCTTCAACCTGCAGGCGGGACAGCGAATCAGAGTGGGGGAGGGGCTCGGCAGCCTCTGA
- the pisd gene encoding phosphatidylserine decarboxylase proenzyme, mitochondrial isoform X4, which yields MCHRPSFSASSATRSWLQVPRVALRRRLSALSGAASRPIPWRRRPIAFLCYVLSVGALRPLAKRVALYRSFPTRLLSRAWGRLNGVELPTWLRRPVYSLYIWTFGVNMQEAAVEDLIHYRNLGEFFRRRLKPAVRPLCANSCLISPADGKILHFGQVKNSEVEQVKGVTYSLENFLGPQKGRENGTESKWTDLRLLLQGPPPANDMLLSLSLDSSSSFRDRLLSSPDNDLFHVVVYLAPGDYHCFHSPTNWKVERRRHFPGSLLSVNPGVARLVKELFCLNERVALTGQWQHGFFSLTAVGATNVGSIRVYFDQELQTNVPRYSKGSFHDRSYVAVDNHLSKAAGKGGVAGGEGEGVVLQKGAAVGEFNLGSTIVLLFEAPKDFSFNLQAGQRIRVGEGLGSL from the exons ATGTGTCACCGGCCGTCTTTCTCTGCGTCATCAGCGACCCGCTCATG GCTCCAGGTGCCTCGCGTCGCCCTCCGCCGCCGTCTGAGCGCGCTCAGCGGCGCCGCGTCTCGACCAATCCCGTGGCGCCGTCGGCCAATCGCCTTCCTCTGCTACGTTCTGTCGGTCGGCGCTCTGCGGCCGCTGGCTAAGCGG GTGGCGCTGTACCGCTCCTTCCCAACGCGCCTCCTCTCCCGGGCCTGGGGTCGCCTCAACGGCGTGGAGCTCCCCACCTGGCTCCGCCGGCCCGTCTACTCGCTCTACATCTGGACCTTCGGGGTCAACATGCAG GAAGCCGCCGTGGAGGATTTGATCCACTACAGGAATCTGGGGGAATTCTTCCGTCGGCGTCTCAAACCGGCCGTCCGTCCTCTGTGCGCCAACTCCTGCCTG ATCTCTCCAGCTGACGGGAAGATCCTCCACTTTGGTCAGGTGAAGAACTctgaggtggagcaggtgaaggGGGTCACCTACAGCCTGGAGAACTTCCTGGGTCCACAGAAAGGGCGGGAAAATGGTACTGAGTCCAAATGGACTGACTTAAGACTCCTCCTCCAGGGACCTCCTCCTGCTAACGACATgctcctgtctctgtctttagactcctcctcctccttcagggaccgcctcctctcctctcctgatAACGACCTCTTCCACGTGGTGGTCTACCTGGCTCCAGGTGATTATCACTGTTTCCACTCACCCACCAACTGGAAGGTGGAGCGACGACGTCACTTCCCAG GCTCGTTACTGTCCGTTAACCCCGGCGTTGCTCGATTGGTCAAAGAGCTCTTCTGCCTTAACGAACGCGTTGCTCTCACCGGCCAATGGCAGCACGGCTTCTTCTCGTTAACGGCGGTGGGAGCGACCAACGTCGGCTCCATCCGCGTTTACTTCGACCAG GAGCTTCAGACCAACGTTCCGCGCTACAGTAAAGGCTCCTTCCACGACCGCAGCTACGTCGCCGTCGACAACCACCTGTCAAAGGCGGCGGGCAAAGGGGGTGTGGCCGGCGGGGAAGGAGAGGGCGTGGTCTTACAGAAGGGCGCGGCGGTGGGGGAGTTTAACCTCGGCTCCACCATCGTCCTGCTGTTCGAAGCTCCGAAAGATTTCAGCTTCAACCTGCAGGCGGGACAGCGAATCAGAGTGGGGGAGGGGCTCGGCAGCCTCTGA
- the pisd gene encoding phosphatidylserine decarboxylase proenzyme, mitochondrial isoform X1, with protein sequence MCHRPSFSASSATRSWLQVPRVALRRRLSALSGAASRPIPWRRRPIAFLCYVLSVGALRPLAKRVRAAACWLLIGQRGKGRDRNYHICFFFSLFYVVALYRSFPTRLLSRAWGRLNGVELPTWLRRPVYSLYIWTFGVNMQEAAVEDLIHYRNLGEFFRRRLKPAVRPLCANSCLISPADGKILHFGQVKNSEVEQVKGVTYSLENFLGPQKGRENGTESKWTDLRLLLQGPPPANDMLLSLSLDSSSSFRDRLLSSPDNDLFHVVVYLAPGDYHCFHSPTNWKVERRRHFPGSLLSVNPGVARLVKELFCLNERVALTGQWQHGFFSLTAVGATNVGSIRVYFDQELQTNVPRYSKGSFHDRSYVAVDNHLSKAAGKGGVAGGEGEGVVLQKGAAVGEFNLGSTIVLLFEAPKDFSFNLQAGQRIRVGEGLGSL encoded by the exons ATGTGTCACCGGCCGTCTTTCTCTGCGTCATCAGCGACCCGCTCATG GCTCCAGGTGCCTCGCGTCGCCCTCCGCCGCCGTCTGAGCGCGCTCAGCGGCGCCGCGTCTCGACCAATCCCGTGGCGCCGTCGGCCAATCGCCTTCCTCTGCTACGTTCTGTCGGTCGGCGCTCTGCGGCCGCTGGCTAAGCGGGTAAGAGCGGCGGCCTGCtggcttctgattggacagaggGGAAAAGGGAGGGACAGAAACTACCatatttgtttcttcttttctctcttttatgtG GTGGCGCTGTACCGCTCCTTCCCAACGCGCCTCCTCTCCCGGGCCTGGGGTCGCCTCAACGGCGTGGAGCTCCCCACCTGGCTCCGCCGGCCCGTCTACTCGCTCTACATCTGGACCTTCGGGGTCAACATGCAG GAAGCCGCCGTGGAGGATTTGATCCACTACAGGAATCTGGGGGAATTCTTCCGTCGGCGTCTCAAACCGGCCGTCCGTCCTCTGTGCGCCAACTCCTGCCTG ATCTCTCCAGCTGACGGGAAGATCCTCCACTTTGGTCAGGTGAAGAACTctgaggtggagcaggtgaaggGGGTCACCTACAGCCTGGAGAACTTCCTGGGTCCACAGAAAGGGCGGGAAAATGGTACTGAGTCCAAATGGACTGACTTAAGACTCCTCCTCCAGGGACCTCCTCCTGCTAACGACATgctcctgtctctgtctttagactcctcctcctccttcagggaccgcctcctctcctctcctgatAACGACCTCTTCCACGTGGTGGTCTACCTGGCTCCAGGTGATTATCACTGTTTCCACTCACCCACCAACTGGAAGGTGGAGCGACGACGTCACTTCCCAG GCTCGTTACTGTCCGTTAACCCCGGCGTTGCTCGATTGGTCAAAGAGCTCTTCTGCCTTAACGAACGCGTTGCTCTCACCGGCCAATGGCAGCACGGCTTCTTCTCGTTAACGGCGGTGGGAGCGACCAACGTCGGCTCCATCCGCGTTTACTTCGACCAG GAGCTTCAGACCAACGTTCCGCGCTACAGTAAAGGCTCCTTCCACGACCGCAGCTACGTCGCCGTCGACAACCACCTGTCAAAGGCGGCGGGCAAAGGGGGTGTGGCCGGCGGGGAAGGAGAGGGCGTGGTCTTACAGAAGGGCGCGGCGGTGGGGGAGTTTAACCTCGGCTCCACCATCGTCCTGCTGTTCGAAGCTCCGAAAGATTTCAGCTTCAACCTGCAGGCGGGACAGCGAATCAGAGTGGGGGAGGGGCTCGGCAGCCTCTGA
- the pisd gene encoding phosphatidylserine decarboxylase proenzyme, mitochondrial isoform X5 yields the protein MCHRPSFSASSATRSWLQVPRVALRRRLSALSGAASRPIPWRRRPIAFLCYVLSVGALRPLAKRVALYRSFPTRLLSRAWGRLNGVELPTWLRRPVYSLYIWTFGVNMQEAAVEDLIHYRNLGEFFRRRLKPAVRPLCANSCLISPADGKILHFGQVKNSEVEQVKGVTYSLENFLGPQKGRENDSSSSFRDRLLSSPDNDLFHVVVYLAPGDYHCFHSPTNWKVERRRHFPGSLLSVNPGVARLVKELFCLNERVALTGQWQHGFFSLTAVGATNVGSIRVYFDQELQTNVPRYSKGSFHDRSYVAVDNHLSKAAGKGGVAGGEGEGVVLQKGAAVGEFNLGSTIVLLFEAPKDFSFNLQAGQRIRVGEGLGSL from the exons ATGTGTCACCGGCCGTCTTTCTCTGCGTCATCAGCGACCCGCTCATG GCTCCAGGTGCCTCGCGTCGCCCTCCGCCGCCGTCTGAGCGCGCTCAGCGGCGCCGCGTCTCGACCAATCCCGTGGCGCCGTCGGCCAATCGCCTTCCTCTGCTACGTTCTGTCGGTCGGCGCTCTGCGGCCGCTGGCTAAGCGG GTGGCGCTGTACCGCTCCTTCCCAACGCGCCTCCTCTCCCGGGCCTGGGGTCGCCTCAACGGCGTGGAGCTCCCCACCTGGCTCCGCCGGCCCGTCTACTCGCTCTACATCTGGACCTTCGGGGTCAACATGCAG GAAGCCGCCGTGGAGGATTTGATCCACTACAGGAATCTGGGGGAATTCTTCCGTCGGCGTCTCAAACCGGCCGTCCGTCCTCTGTGCGCCAACTCCTGCCTG ATCTCTCCAGCTGACGGGAAGATCCTCCACTTTGGTCAGGTGAAGAACTctgaggtggagcaggtgaaggGGGTCACCTACAGCCTGGAGAACTTCCTGGGTCCACAGAAAGGGCGGGAAAATG actcctcctcctccttcagggaccgcctcctctcctctcctgatAACGACCTCTTCCACGTGGTGGTCTACCTGGCTCCAGGTGATTATCACTGTTTCCACTCACCCACCAACTGGAAGGTGGAGCGACGACGTCACTTCCCAG GCTCGTTACTGTCCGTTAACCCCGGCGTTGCTCGATTGGTCAAAGAGCTCTTCTGCCTTAACGAACGCGTTGCTCTCACCGGCCAATGGCAGCACGGCTTCTTCTCGTTAACGGCGGTGGGAGCGACCAACGTCGGCTCCATCCGCGTTTACTTCGACCAG GAGCTTCAGACCAACGTTCCGCGCTACAGTAAAGGCTCCTTCCACGACCGCAGCTACGTCGCCGTCGACAACCACCTGTCAAAGGCGGCGGGCAAAGGGGGTGTGGCCGGCGGGGAAGGAGAGGGCGTGGTCTTACAGAAGGGCGCGGCGGTGGGGGAGTTTAACCTCGGCTCCACCATCGTCCTGCTGTTCGAAGCTCCGAAAGATTTCAGCTTCAACCTGCAGGCGGGACAGCGAATCAGAGTGGGGGAGGGGCTCGGCAGCCTCTGA
- the pisd gene encoding phosphatidylserine decarboxylase proenzyme, mitochondrial isoform X2, whose product MAAALRRVCSALTGRVCPRRCSQQRAVSTGRTFLPKRWPLPLLLVSGGGYLGYQKYKWSEQSEGASPVLATPTQVALYRSFPTRLLSRAWGRLNGVELPTWLRRPVYSLYIWTFGVNMQEAAVEDLIHYRNLGEFFRRRLKPAVRPLCANSCLISPADGKILHFGQVKNSEVEQVKGVTYSLENFLGPQKGRENGTESKWTDLRLLLQGPPPANDMLLSLSLDSSSSFRDRLLSSPDNDLFHVVVYLAPGDYHCFHSPTNWKVERRRHFPGSLLSVNPGVARLVKELFCLNERVALTGQWQHGFFSLTAVGATNVGSIRVYFDQELQTNVPRYSKGSFHDRSYVAVDNHLSKAAGKGGVAGGEGEGVVLQKGAAVGEFNLGSTIVLLFEAPKDFSFNLQAGQRIRVGEGLGSL is encoded by the exons ATGGCGGCGGCCTTGCGGAGGGTGTGCAGCGCACTGACCGGGAG agtATGTCCTCGGAGATGCAGCCAGCAGAGAGCAGTGAGCACAG GTCGCACTTTCCTGCCCAAACGttggcccctcccccttctgttAGTGTCAGGTGGTGGTTACCTTGGTTACCAGAAATACAAGTGGAGTGAACAATCGGAAGGAGCCTCGCCTGTTCTGGCCACGCCCACACAG GTGGCGCTGTACCGCTCCTTCCCAACGCGCCTCCTCTCCCGGGCCTGGGGTCGCCTCAACGGCGTGGAGCTCCCCACCTGGCTCCGCCGGCCCGTCTACTCGCTCTACATCTGGACCTTCGGGGTCAACATGCAG GAAGCCGCCGTGGAGGATTTGATCCACTACAGGAATCTGGGGGAATTCTTCCGTCGGCGTCTCAAACCGGCCGTCCGTCCTCTGTGCGCCAACTCCTGCCTG ATCTCTCCAGCTGACGGGAAGATCCTCCACTTTGGTCAGGTGAAGAACTctgaggtggagcaggtgaaggGGGTCACCTACAGCCTGGAGAACTTCCTGGGTCCACAGAAAGGGCGGGAAAATGGTACTGAGTCCAAATGGACTGACTTAAGACTCCTCCTCCAGGGACCTCCTCCTGCTAACGACATgctcctgtctctgtctttagactcctcctcctccttcagggaccgcctcctctcctctcctgatAACGACCTCTTCCACGTGGTGGTCTACCTGGCTCCAGGTGATTATCACTGTTTCCACTCACCCACCAACTGGAAGGTGGAGCGACGACGTCACTTCCCAG GCTCGTTACTGTCCGTTAACCCCGGCGTTGCTCGATTGGTCAAAGAGCTCTTCTGCCTTAACGAACGCGTTGCTCTCACCGGCCAATGGCAGCACGGCTTCTTCTCGTTAACGGCGGTGGGAGCGACCAACGTCGGCTCCATCCGCGTTTACTTCGACCAG GAGCTTCAGACCAACGTTCCGCGCTACAGTAAAGGCTCCTTCCACGACCGCAGCTACGTCGCCGTCGACAACCACCTGTCAAAGGCGGCGGGCAAAGGGGGTGTGGCCGGCGGGGAAGGAGAGGGCGTGGTCTTACAGAAGGGCGCGGCGGTGGGGGAGTTTAACCTCGGCTCCACCATCGTCCTGCTGTTCGAAGCTCCGAAAGATTTCAGCTTCAACCTGCAGGCGGGACAGCGAATCAGAGTGGGGGAGGGGCTCGGCAGCCTCTGA